A window of Anabas testudineus chromosome 7, fAnaTes1.2, whole genome shotgun sequence genomic DNA:
AGCAGGTGAAGCAAACTAAAGGCTTCATTTTGGAGGACTAGTAGTGTGGTGGCCTGTTCTGCCAGCAGATGGAGACAAAGTGTTGATTTCAGTCCAGTCCTTTCAGCGGGGTGTTCTCTCTGTGTTAATGATGGTGCAGTTTTCCAGTGGACTCTAATTTTGTGGATTCCTGCACAGTATTTCACGACATCCATGGGCTGTATTAATGTCAACAAACAAAAGGATCTGGACTGTATAGTTAGGTATAAAGTagcataaaatgtaaatacagttagtagtaaagtaaaataaaagtgccTCTACACTGCACCTCAGCCCGTGAGTATGTAGTGATAATGGACTTACTCTCCACCACCGTCCCAATAATAACCCCAGTGATCCTGAGCCTGTTGCTGCCTCCTGCTCGTTTCTCAGTAGAGCTGATTGGATGGAGACCAGCAGCCACTGACGTTAGCTAGTCACAACACTACCAGGTGAAAGTGGCAGCAATGAACCGACCAGGTAAGACCACCGCACATCTTCAATAGTATGGTGGTTGGTTGTTTTCAGTCGTCAGctaatgtgtttacagtgtgtttatgcTGGTTGACaaagttagctaacgttagctgtgTAAGCAACaggtagctaacgttagcagtTAGCTCGAGTTAGCAAAACAGAGTGAcgttcagcaccacggacagttCCCACTGTTTGTATCCATTTagttataaaatataaaaacgaCAGTATCTGACAAGGTATATTTACAGTTTCTAACTAATTTAGACTCCTtagataaaaatacatatatatatctactaactttttttgaaatatttgaatttgCCTCCTCGTAAGGTTTTGTTGGGGCTTCAACATCCACACATTTCTCAAGGATAACAGGAAATGGATGCTCATCATATCCAGATGGATGCTCACCTTCAGATCTACCAGAGGAGGATGTAGACAGTCTGCGGACTGAGCTTGCAAAGGTGATGAAAGGTGATGTGTGGGCTAGTTAGTCCAGTTTAACAACATCATCTGACAtcatctttttgtgtttttcatacaCAGACGGAGGACGAGATTCAGACTTTGCGGCAGATGCTTTTGGCCAGAGAAAAATATGCAGCCGACATCAGGAGGCAACTGGGTATGAGTCCTCTCAGCAACGTCAAACAGAACCTGTCCAAAGGCTGGCAAGATGTCCAAACGTCAACCCCGTAAGGGCACTTGCTTTCTCATTAACATTGCTTGTTTAGACTGGCACAGTATGAAGCCTAAATATTGTATCTAGATCTGCTGGAAGTACCACTATGTAGCTGTAGTGTCTTACATCTGTACATGATGTAAGACGCCACTCCAGCTCTTGTGGAACATTTGTGGCATGCATTGTCTTAGTGTGACACAGTTACATAATCATGAGAAGCACACTAATGACTGAGTGTcttaatctgtgttttaaatttagGGAATAACATGCGCATGTTCTGCTCTTTTTCCAGATATCTCACAGCCTCTGCCACCCTGGATGACATCAAGCACTCCAATGTGTAGGTTTCTGTCACTGTTTGCATCACAgcctgaaaaatgaaaacatttgcacCACGTTTCCTAGCATTTAATCCTCCCACATGCTAAAGAGAGAACTCTTTTAAGAAACAAGTGATGGGATTATCCAGGTCAAATAGATTGGTGCCCTGTTAATAGCCTTACAGCCTGACTTAGCACAAAGAGCAGTTGTTTTTACAGGCAATGGCGGGAGTAACGTGAAGAGTGTGTTTGAATCTTAGTGAGTAAGGGATCTCCTGCAGCCAGAAGGACTGAGCTTGTTGTTGAGTGTTTAATTTCTGGGTTTATGCTCTCTGTATGTACTTTCCCATTTGATGACCATCAGATGTGTGTTGGCAATATTATGGCCCTACTTGATTCCTGAACTATATTACTGCTttcttaatgtttgtgtagataTGCGAGGACACAGGAGATTCTCTCTCATGCAGGCCACGTGACATCTTCTGCACTGTCCACTATGGGTGGGACCATCACCAGGAGACTGACAGAGATGAGGTAAACTTATAATTGGCTTAGCTTCTCCCTCCTAATTTTGAAAATAAGTCATAttattaacttattttattatttcaacaaAAGGAACTTGAACTGCCTAAATCCACTTTAAGTCAAACAATGTGCCAATTTATGCAGCAACATCTACGATCATCTACGTTTTATCTAGTTCATGGGGTGTAAATATGAAGTTCCTCCACTATCTTGTTTTCAATGTATTGTTTTCTCTATTGTGAACATAAAATAATGCCTACTGATTCACAGTGGCCAGCATCACAGCATAACAACTGCTCTATAATAAAGtcacaacaaaccaaaaaaaaggaagaaattaGCTTGAGAGAGGGTTTTATGTTCCTACATCTGCACATTTGGCATATCAATAAACACACCAATCTCTGCATGTGCATAAAGACAAAATCTTCATCTCAaactaatacatttaataaatatcaGAAGATacaacaatatactgtaataacaCTATGTTCTGGCAATCAGGAAAAGTTATATTTTGACTAGTCATAGTATGAAAAGCATATGTGTCACTAATTTGAGTAATGTTGGTCCAGTAAGCCATGACACAGTGACATACGAGCAGCGTGAAACTCGAGCAGCCTAATTGTATTTAGTTTCAATAATGTTCTAATTTGCACATTTGATTTTCCTACTGTGTCAAAGTATCTTCTGTGAAGAAGCTTAGTCTCAGAGTCATAATAAGACTTACAGTCTGTTTAACTGCCAACAGTAAATTATAATGTTTGGTCTTATTACCATCAGTGTGTAGTAATGTACTAAGATGACTAGACACTATATTGAAACAGCTAAATAGGAATTAAGATAATCTGATTTTTACAGCAGACATATTTTGCTGTAATTACTATATTCTAACATCACACCAGCTATATTCTTCTCATTGTAAACAAATCCTGCAAATAGACCAAAACCATACAGCTCCATTGTTGTCCAGAAGCCATTAGAACATATTTATGAACAATAACTTGTACTGTGTGACGTGCTCCTTCACTACAATGAGCAGAGGcacagtagtttattttgactcaGTCCCACATATACCATCTTAGCAAGGTTGTTGCTGAGTGTTACAGGCCCAGTGGCAAAGCTGAAAAGACTAAACCAACACATTTGTTGGTTTAGTCTTTTAATGTCATTTGTTGACACTATTTTCAAGATAAAACATatacaaaaaacagaagaacaaacaacttcTAATTATATGTTCTTCTATATCCCtgtaaaggataaaaaaaaagatacacgATGGTTCCAGATGGACATACCATCTGTTTTCAACAGCTAGTGGTAAAATATCAGACCCAGGCTGGGTACACAGCAGTCTTTGCTTTTTTGATCAATTTTATACAGCATTCTCACTGCCGTAGTCATCCTGTGCATGCGCAGTTTTAGTTTAGtccaaatatataaaaaaatgaaaactgtaggCAACGGATGTTCCTTTACAGTTTTGTTTGACCTCCACCCAAAACCTATGATTCAAtgaacattttccacatttaaaatTATGAAATATTGGAATTTGTGCAACATTTGTGTCGTGtgaagaacaacacaaacaaacaaaaactgcaccTATCTTAAAAAGGATGAGTGTTTGTCACTTTAAGTTCTAAGGCTTTTTTGTTTAGCCAGTAATCAAACCATAATCCAATTACACTAGTACACCTGTgcatgagcagcagcagcagctgataagTCTGTTGTTTTCCTCCAAGTGGAAATAGAAGCTGGTGTgatatctgtgtgtctgtctttatcttCATGCTCCAAACTCCACAGAGCTCTGCCTCTTCCAAGCCCACCACGGTAAGACATATGACTTGAGctcattgtaaaatgtaaagtagaACACAGTGACTTTAAAGTGAGTTACATCCAGAGGAAAGACCTCTGTCAACCAGTGACCAGTGATTAATACAGTCTGGTCTCAGTTGCATAATCTGGTCATACACTTTAGAGGCCGGACAAAGACGCAGGACCTTGACGTCTGTAATATGGGATTATTTCCtttacaacagaaacacatctgtcAAATCCATGACTGTGTTTAAACCCTAACTGGTGTTCAGAAAGCCTTCCAAGTGATTAAGAATAATCGCCACCAAATCCCTTGTCACCAGACTAACTGTGGTGATGGTTGTCAGTAAACGTGATTCCTCACTGGCATAAGTGCTTTTATATACCAaaatttctgcttctttcttctgttttgaaaTTTTACTTATCAAACCTGTGAAATGCTCAAaccactttctttttcttacccGGCCCCCCAGCCACACCATAAGTGTGCCGAGTATGAGGTAAAACACCATGATTGTTTGTCTCTACCGTTCCTGTATTTACTGC
This region includes:
- the LOC113166975 gene encoding tumor protein D54-like isoform X1, whose translation is MNRPGFVGASTSTHFSRITGNGCSSYPDGCSPSDLPEEDVDSLRTELAKTEDEIQTLRQMLLAREKYAADIRRQLGMSPLSNVKQNLSKGWQDVQTSTPYLTASATLDDIKHSNVYARTQEILSHAGHVTSSALSTMGGTITRRLTEMRALPLPSPPRHTISVPSMRHSSTFKSFEEIAGNVKDKVTGSLTNNGETSGFDRRFPRRST
- the LOC113166975 gene encoding tumor protein D54-like isoform X2, whose amino-acid sequence is MNRPGFVGASTSTHFSRITGNGCSSYPDGCSPSDLPEEDVDSLRTELAKTEDEIQTLRQMLLAREKYAADIRRQLGMSPLSNVKQNLSKGWQDVQTSTPYLTASATLDDIKHSNVYARTQEILSHAGHVTSSALSTMGGTITRRLTEMSHTISVPSMRHSSTFKSFEEIAGNVKDKVTGSLTNNGETSGFDRRFPRRST